A single genomic interval of Myxocyprinus asiaticus isolate MX2 ecotype Aquarium Trade chromosome 19, UBuf_Myxa_2, whole genome shotgun sequence harbors:
- the LOC127410167 gene encoding ribonuclease H1-like isoform X1, with translation MLRLPGFFNVVRRALCVSTEEMGKKGNFFYAVRKGFRPGVYKTWEECKHQVDKFPAASFKKFGSEQDAWTFVRGKSTSFESTDGVDHEVLPSRNVPDASMAIPLGRKRTWEDSQDEGVSSVKRAKLIEPPQPKTAAVSSDGFTYMGDAVVVYTDGCCSANGRNGARAGIGVYWGRDHPMNVAERLPGRQTNQRAELQAACKALEQAREMNFKKIVLYTDSKFTINGITSWVKTWKTNGWRLKGGGNIINKEDFQKLDKLNAEVDVVWMHIPGHAGYTGNEEADRLSREGAAKHLC, from the exons ATGTTGAGATTGCCTGGATTTTTCAATGTTGTACGCAGGGCTCTCTGTGTAAGCACAGAAGAGATGGGCAAGAAAGGAAACTTCTTCTACGCGGTGAGGAAAGGATTCAGACCAGGAGTTTACAAAACATG GGAGGAATGTAAACATCAGGTGGACAAGTTTCCCGCTGCCAGTTTTAAGAAGTTTGGTTCTGAACAGGATGCTTGGACCTTTGTGAGAGGCAAATCAACATCTTTTGAGAGTACAGACG GGGTTGACCATGAGGTCCTGCCTTCTAGAAATGTGCCCGATGCCTCAATGGCTATTCCCCTCGGAAGAAAAAGAACCTGGGAAGACTCTCAAGATGAAGGAGTGTCCAGTGTTAAACGAGCGAAACTGATTGAGCCCCCACAGCCAAAGACAGCTGCAGTCAGTAGTGATGGATTTACCTATATGG GTGATGCAGTAGTGGTGTACACTGATGGCTGTTGTTCAGCCAATGGGAGAAATGGAGCACGTGCAGGGATTGGTGTATATTGGGGGCGTGATCACCCAAT GAATGTGGCCGAAAGGCTTCCTGGGAGACAGACTAACCAAAGAGCAGAATTACAG GCAGCTTGTAAGGCACTCGAGCAAGCCAGAGAAATGAATTTTAAAAAGATTGTGCTATACACTGACAGCAAGTTCACCATTAATG GCATCACAAGTTGGGTAAAGACCTGGAAGACAAATGGTTGGAGACTTAAAGGTGGTGGGAACATAATCAATAAAGAAGACTTCCAAAAACTGGACAAACTTAATGCAGAAGTTGATGTCGTTTGG